One window of the Corynebacterium glutamicum ATCC 13032 genome contains the following:
- a CDS encoding phosphosulfolactate synthase, whose protein sequence is MSNAVPHNVSFNFVPRAYRPEKPRTFGMTEIRAPYYSTFGTRHLQDVFDVAGQWVDGIKWAGGSFSLVPTEQVRAFSDIAHENNAYVSSGGWIETVLRYGDDAVDHYLKEAKEVGFDVIEISTGFIMLNTSGLQRLVEKVVKAGLKAKPELGLQIGSGGDSGEAELAAEGKKDIGDLVDRGKKALDAGASIIMIESEGITENVTEWDTGAAASIINGLGLENVMFEAADGPVFEWYVKNYGNECNLFVDHSQILQLEGLRQNIWGNKSTWGRVINPAP, encoded by the coding sequence ATGAGCAACGCAGTACCCCACAACGTTTCCTTCAACTTTGTTCCCCGCGCTTACCGTCCAGAAAAGCCCCGCACATTCGGCATGACAGAAATTCGTGCACCGTACTACTCCACTTTCGGCACCCGACACCTCCAGGATGTCTTCGATGTTGCAGGCCAGTGGGTGGACGGCATCAAATGGGCAGGCGGTTCCTTCTCCCTGGTGCCGACCGAACAGGTGCGTGCTTTTAGCGACATCGCCCATGAAAACAATGCCTATGTGTCTTCCGGTGGCTGGATTGAAACTGTGCTTCGCTACGGCGACGACGCAGTTGATCATTACTTAAAGGAAGCCAAGGAAGTCGGCTTCGATGTTATTGAGATTTCCACCGGATTCATCATGCTCAACACTTCAGGTCTTCAGCGCCTGGTAGAAAAAGTGGTCAAGGCAGGCCTCAAAGCAAAACCTGAACTAGGACTACAGATTGGTTCCGGAGGCGACTCTGGTGAGGCTGAACTTGCAGCCGAAGGAAAGAAAGACATTGGCGATCTGGTTGACCGCGGTAAAAAAGCTCTCGACGCCGGCGCATCCATCATCATGATCGAATCCGAAGGCATCACCGAAAACGTCACCGAATGGGATACAGGCGCTGCCGCGTCCATCATCAATGGACTGGGATTAGAAAACGTCATGTTCGAAGCCGCCGACGGCCCCGTCTTTGAGTGGTATGTCAAAAACTACGGCAACGAATGCAACCTGTTCGTCGACCACAGTCAAATTCTGCAACTTGAAGGGCTGCGCCAAAACATCTGGGGCAACAAGAGCACCTGGGGACGAGTAATCAACCCTGCGCCTTAA
- the nrdH gene encoding glutaredoxin-like protein NrdH, which translates to MAITVYTKPACVQCNATKKALDRAGLEYDLVDISLDEEAREYVLALGYLQAPVVVADGSHWSGFRPERIREMATAAA; encoded by the coding sequence ATGGCAATCACCGTTTACACCAAGCCAGCTTGCGTCCAGTGCAATGCCACCAAGAAGGCCCTCGACCGCGCTGGTCTTGAGTATGACCTCGTTGATATCAGCCTTGATGAAGAGGCACGTGAGTACGTCCTCGCACTTGGCTACCTGCAGGCACCAGTTGTCGTTGCAGATGGCTCCCACTGGTCCGGTTTCCGCCCAGAGCGCATCCGTGAAATGGCAACCGCAGCTGCCTAA
- the nrdI gene encoding class Ib ribonucleoside-diphosphate reductase assembly flavoprotein NrdI encodes MLIVYFSSATDNTHRFVQKLDLPNVRIPLTRVEEPLKINEPYVLITPTYGGGVSMTGENSRPVPPQVIRFLNDEHNRSFIRAVVAGGNSNFGSDFGLAGEIISKKCKVPYVYRFELMGNEEDVSILRGGLTQNAQALGLEPQEPVTSR; translated from the coding sequence ATGCTAATCGTGTATTTTTCCTCGGCCACCGACAACACGCATCGTTTTGTACAAAAGCTCGATTTACCCAACGTGCGCATCCCCCTCACTAGGGTGGAAGAACCGCTGAAAATCAACGAGCCCTACGTGCTAATCACCCCGACCTATGGTGGTGGAGTCTCCATGACTGGAGAAAACTCCCGCCCGGTCCCACCACAAGTCATCAGGTTTTTAAATGATGAACACAACCGCAGCTTCATCAGGGCAGTTGTTGCAGGTGGAAACTCAAACTTCGGCTCCGATTTTGGGTTGGCAGGCGAGATCATTTCCAAGAAATGTAAAGTGCCCTATGTCTACCGTTTCGAGCTCATGGGCAATGAGGAAGATGTAAGTATCCTTCGTGGAGGTCTTACTCAAAACGCCCAAGCTTTGGGGCTGGAACCACAAGAACCAGTTACCTCGCGATAA
- the ykgO gene encoding type B 50S ribosomal protein L36, whose amino-acid sequence MKVRNSLRSLKNKPGAQVVRRRGKVYVINKKEPRFKARQG is encoded by the coding sequence ATGAAGGTACGCAATTCCCTTCGGTCGCTGAAGAACAAGCCGGGCGCCCAGGTCGTGCGTCGCCGTGGCAAAGTCTACGTGATCAACAAGAAAGAGCCACGTTTCAAGGCTCGCCAGGGTTAA
- a CDS encoding MDR family oxidoreductase, translated as MTPAHIFSEGPINSVVLSQDEDGNFTTSYQDTFSDPSFLGEGDVLIEVGWSSLNYKDAMALKGDKGVVRTVPLIPGIDVVGTVIESADPRFGRGDEVVLNGAGLGENRHGGFTQRLKVPSEPLLHIPFNFSAQQVGALGTAGFTAALSVNALVDQGIKPEDGEILVTGSTGGVGSIALHLLNKLGYTTVAVTGRREAHAEYLTSLGASDIIDRAELSEKGRPLQKGRWAGVVDSVGSHTLVNAIAQTKWGGIVTACGMAQGPDLPGTVLPFILRGVHLVGINSVDAPRELRRRAWALLSEHLDTAVLDDMTTVIDVKDVAQAGEDLMAGKLHGRTAVRVH; from the coding sequence ATGACTCCAGCTCACATATTTTCTGAAGGTCCAATCAATAGTGTTGTTCTCAGCCAGGATGAGGATGGAAATTTCACCACCTCCTACCAGGACACGTTCTCTGATCCATCATTTTTGGGGGAAGGTGACGTTCTAATTGAGGTTGGTTGGTCCAGCTTGAATTACAAGGACGCAATGGCTCTGAAGGGTGATAAGGGAGTGGTGCGTACTGTGCCACTGATTCCAGGTATCGATGTGGTGGGCACTGTGATCGAGAGCGCTGATCCTCGCTTTGGTCGTGGTGATGAAGTGGTGCTGAATGGCGCTGGTTTGGGGGAGAACCGGCATGGAGGTTTCACGCAGCGGCTGAAAGTGCCGTCTGAACCGTTGCTGCATATTCCATTTAACTTCTCCGCGCAGCAGGTGGGTGCGTTGGGTACTGCAGGTTTCACGGCTGCGCTATCGGTGAATGCTCTGGTCGATCAAGGTATCAAACCGGAGGATGGGGAGATTCTGGTAACTGGTTCGACTGGTGGTGTGGGTTCGATTGCACTTCACCTGCTGAATAAGTTGGGATATACGACGGTCGCGGTGACGGGGCGTCGAGAAGCGCATGCCGAATACCTGACCAGCCTGGGCGCAAGCGACATCATTGATCGCGCGGAGCTTTCTGAAAAGGGCCGGCCGCTGCAGAAGGGGCGTTGGGCGGGTGTAGTGGATTCAGTGGGATCCCACACACTTGTCAATGCGATTGCTCAGACAAAATGGGGCGGAATTGTCACGGCGTGTGGCATGGCTCAGGGGCCGGATCTGCCGGGAACGGTGTTGCCGTTTATTCTTCGTGGCGTGCATTTGGTTGGCATTAACTCTGTCGATGCACCCCGTGAGCTGCGTCGACGTGCGTGGGCGTTGCTGTCCGAGCATCTTGATACCGCGGTGCTAGATGATATGACCACTGTGATTGATGTCAAGGATGTTGCTCAAGCTGGCGAAGATTTGATGGCTGGCAAGCTTCACGGACGTACCGCGGTGCGTGTTCATTAG
- a CDS encoding pyridoxamine 5'-phosphate oxidase family protein codes for MDNPVNILNEQEALERLQSVSLGRVVVRRSDEMDIFPVNFIVDKGAIYIRTAEGNKLFSMNLNHDVLFEADEVKDGKAWSVVVRATAEIVRKLDEIAYADTLELKPWIPTLKYNYVRIVPNEITGREFTLGEEPERY; via the coding sequence ATGGACAATCCAGTCAACATCCTCAATGAGCAGGAAGCTTTGGAGCGCCTGCAGTCGGTGTCTCTTGGTCGCGTGGTGGTTCGTCGCAGCGATGAGATGGACATTTTCCCGGTGAACTTCATTGTGGATAAGGGCGCAATTTACATTCGTACAGCTGAGGGCAACAAGTTGTTCAGCATGAATCTCAACCACGATGTGCTCTTTGAAGCCGATGAGGTCAAGGACGGAAAGGCCTGGTCCGTGGTGGTTCGTGCGACCGCAGAGATTGTGCGCAAGCTGGATGAGATCGCCTACGCCGACACTTTGGAGTTGAAGCCTTGGATTCCAACCCTGAAGTACAACTATGTCCGTATTGTTCCGAATGAAATCACTGGCCGTGAGTTCACCCTCGGCGAGGAGCCTGAGCGCTACTAG
- the nadE gene encoding ammonia-dependent NAD(+) synthetase, translating into MTNTQTEIINELKVSPAIDVAKEVEFRVQFLVDYLRASHTKGFVLGISGGQDSTLAGRLTQLAVERIRAEENSTDYVFYAVRLPYAIQADEDDAQVALEFIAPDKSVTVNVKDATDATEATVAAALELPELTDFNRGNIKARQRMVAQYAIAGQLGLLVIGTDHAAENVTGFFTKFGDGAADLLPLAGLSKRQGAAILEHLGAPSSTWTKVPTADLEEDRPALPDEEALGVSYADIDNYLENKPDVSEKAQQRIEHLWKVGQHKRHLPATPQENWWR; encoded by the coding sequence ATGACAAACACTCAAACCGAGATCATTAATGAACTAAAGGTGAGCCCAGCAATCGACGTGGCCAAGGAAGTTGAATTCCGTGTGCAGTTCCTCGTCGATTACCTGCGGGCTTCCCATACAAAAGGCTTTGTTCTTGGTATTTCAGGTGGCCAGGATTCCACTCTTGCGGGACGACTCACGCAGCTGGCAGTAGAGCGCATTCGTGCGGAAGAAAACAGCACGGATTATGTCTTCTACGCAGTTCGCCTCCCCTACGCGATCCAGGCAGATGAGGACGATGCGCAAGTTGCATTGGAATTCATCGCACCTGACAAGAGCGTGACCGTCAACGTTAAAGACGCAACGGACGCCACCGAAGCAACTGTTGCAGCTGCTTTGGAACTTCCTGAGCTGACCGACTTCAATCGGGGCAATATTAAAGCTCGCCAACGCATGGTTGCCCAGTACGCAATCGCAGGCCAGTTGGGCTTGCTGGTTATTGGCACTGATCACGCGGCTGAAAACGTCACGGGGTTCTTCACCAAATTCGGTGATGGCGCAGCTGACCTGCTTCCTTTGGCAGGTTTGAGCAAGCGTCAAGGAGCTGCCATTCTGGAGCACCTGGGTGCACCTTCAAGCACGTGGACCAAGGTTCCTACCGCTGATTTGGAAGAGGATCGCCCAGCGTTGCCAGATGAGGAAGCACTTGGTGTGTCGTATGCGGACATCGATAATTACCTGGAAAACAAGCCCGATGTCAGTGAAAAAGCCCAGCAGCGCATTGAGCACCTGTGGAAGGTGGGCCAGCACAAGCGCCACCTCCCTGCTACCCCGCAGGAAAATTGGTGGCGTTAA
- a CDS encoding fructosamine kinase family protein translates to MPHFTKRPAQPQAALAEAAGLRWLAEASSAVAQVVSADAEQITTVGVETQLPTPDAAFKAGEELARIHLAGAPAFGCPPAGWAGLNYIGTQGQACLSTPTWGVFYSQQRVLPFARRARRRNHLTEHALWVVEAACDLISELPDDVPPARIHGDLWFGNLLFGTDGPVFIDPAAHGGHPETDLAMLDVFGAPYLDEIREGYLSINPLPDGWRERTPMHQLHPLAVHAASHGPSYGVELLHAAKATLKLLD, encoded by the coding sequence TTGCCACATTTCACTAAACGCCCCGCACAACCCCAAGCAGCCTTGGCGGAAGCCGCAGGTCTACGCTGGCTCGCCGAAGCATCTTCAGCTGTGGCACAGGTTGTTAGCGCCGACGCAGAGCAGATCACGACTGTTGGCGTCGAAACGCAATTGCCCACACCCGATGCGGCCTTCAAGGCCGGCGAAGAGCTCGCCCGCATCCACCTTGCCGGCGCCCCAGCGTTCGGCTGTCCACCAGCGGGCTGGGCGGGGTTAAACTACATCGGCACCCAGGGACAAGCATGCTTATCGACGCCCACCTGGGGTGTTTTTTACTCCCAGCAACGCGTACTCCCGTTTGCGCGCCGGGCACGCAGGCGAAATCACCTCACCGAGCACGCACTCTGGGTCGTGGAAGCCGCTTGTGATTTGATTAGCGAACTTCCCGATGACGTTCCCCCCGCCAGAATCCACGGCGACTTGTGGTTTGGCAACCTACTTTTTGGCACAGACGGGCCTGTGTTTATTGACCCCGCAGCTCACGGCGGTCATCCCGAAACTGATCTCGCGATGCTTGATGTATTTGGCGCACCCTATCTCGATGAAATCCGGGAAGGTTATCTGTCTATCAACCCGCTGCCAGACGGGTGGCGTGAACGCACCCCCATGCACCAACTCCACCCTTTGGCCGTACATGCGGCGTCTCATGGGCCAAGCTACGGCGTGGAACTACTCCACGCCGCCAAAGCGACACTCAAACTGTTGGATTAA
- a CDS encoding MmgE/PrpD family protein, protein MTESQDLAAFVEAAKLNDASPEAVEQLKIRVLDTVGVAIGALDAEPIVAIRGLLEDLGGTEQSTLIGGGKTSPERAAFFNSALSRYLDFMDAYLAKGETNHPSDNFGAVLAAAESVGASGKDLLTAFAVAYQVHTRLSDVAPVRAKGFDHTTQGAFAAGASAAKALGLPADQIANALAIAGTANVALRVTRTGNLSHWKGLAYPHVSKEGTWAALLASRGITGPEEVFEGNKGFKESVSGPFEIDWSKEDLESVKRTIIKKHNAEIHSQSALDAAQEIRAQEGFNVDNIEKIHLTTFDVAYSIIGGGEEGDKQLIRTKEEADHSLPWMLAVVLLDGQLNPEQYEPSRIVADDVQTLMKKIEITPSDEFSDRFPDHMPADLEVTLNDGSVFKASQDSYLGFHDNPLDWDNARKKFDALVTPFTGEELREEIATIIHELDSRQVSELTEALAKVSTTRS, encoded by the coding sequence ATGACCGAATCGCAAGATCTCGCCGCATTCGTGGAAGCTGCCAAACTCAATGATGCAAGCCCCGAAGCCGTAGAGCAATTGAAAATCAGAGTGCTAGACACCGTAGGCGTTGCCATTGGCGCACTGGATGCCGAACCGATTGTCGCCATTCGAGGACTCCTGGAAGACCTCGGGGGAACCGAACAGTCAACACTTATTGGTGGTGGCAAAACCAGTCCGGAACGTGCAGCATTTTTCAACAGCGCATTAAGCCGCTACCTCGACTTCATGGACGCCTACCTAGCAAAGGGCGAAACCAACCACCCCTCGGATAACTTCGGAGCAGTGCTCGCTGCAGCCGAAAGCGTTGGCGCCTCTGGAAAAGACCTGCTCACCGCATTCGCCGTGGCCTACCAGGTACACACCAGACTTTCAGATGTCGCACCAGTTCGCGCCAAAGGTTTCGATCACACCACCCAAGGAGCATTCGCAGCGGGCGCATCTGCTGCCAAGGCACTGGGTTTGCCAGCTGATCAAATCGCCAACGCACTGGCCATCGCAGGAACAGCCAATGTTGCACTTCGTGTCACTCGCACTGGAAACTTGAGCCACTGGAAAGGCCTTGCCTACCCACACGTGTCCAAAGAAGGAACCTGGGCAGCACTGCTCGCAAGCCGAGGTATTACCGGTCCGGAAGAAGTCTTCGAAGGCAACAAGGGATTCAAAGAGTCCGTCTCCGGACCGTTCGAGATCGATTGGTCCAAGGAAGACTTGGAAAGCGTTAAGCGCACCATCATCAAGAAACACAACGCGGAAATTCACTCGCAGTCAGCGCTTGATGCAGCCCAAGAAATACGCGCACAAGAAGGCTTCAATGTGGACAACATTGAAAAGATTCACCTGACTACTTTCGACGTTGCCTACTCCATCATTGGCGGCGGCGAAGAAGGCGACAAACAGCTTATTCGCACCAAAGAAGAAGCCGATCACTCACTGCCGTGGATGCTCGCTGTAGTTCTGCTGGATGGTCAGCTCAATCCCGAACAGTACGAACCATCACGCATCGTTGCTGATGATGTACAAACCTTGATGAAGAAAATCGAAATCACACCGTCAGATGAATTCTCTGATCGCTTCCCTGACCACATGCCAGCTGATCTAGAAGTCACACTAAACGATGGCTCGGTGTTCAAAGCTTCACAAGATAGCTACTTAGGCTTCCACGACAATCCCCTAGATTGGGACAACGCGCGCAAGAAATTCGATGCCCTTGTCACACCATTCACCGGTGAAGAACTACGTGAAGAAATCGCCACGATCATTCACGAGCTCGATAGCCGACAGGTTTCTGAACTCACAGAAGCCCTGGCCAAAGTCTCCACCACCCGCAGCTAA